Genomic DNA from Lactuca sativa cultivar Salinas chromosome 8, Lsat_Salinas_v11, whole genome shotgun sequence:
GAAAAGATGAAGAGTTTTGTTGATGATGTCGCTGATTAAAGAACTTGAGGCAGTGTTCTTCGACTTCGACGTGGATCTAGCTACATCAAATGATGGTAATGGTGTTGTGTGGCGGATAATAAGGGAAATCAGCTCATATTTTGGTGTAAGACCGTTGCGGGTGTAGATAACTAAATTCTTTTCACGAACTGAACTATCCAGATTTTTAAGAAGGTCAGCCAATTTTTGTTCCTTTGTGAAGTAATCAGCCACATTCAATTCACCCATAGATAGGCTGTGAAGTTCTGTTTCATATTCAATCATCTTGGAGTCTTTATTGGATCAAACATAGTCTTCAAGGTAGGTCCAAAGAGGATAGGCTTTCAGGTACTTTTTGGAGGCCATTTGTAGGAGAGAAGCAGATAGAGTGCCATATATCTACATCTTGACAATGTTGTCAATGCAGAGACATTCTTCCATGCTAGATGAATCCGTACCTTTAGGTGCTTCGAGATGATCAGCCACACCAAAACGAACATAGTTTGTATCAATTATGACATCCCAAAGCTTTTAtaaatcaatgtaaaatatttCTTAGAAAATACTTTTATGGGACCCAATTCCACATTTATAAATAAACtctgttttaaataagcataaataaaaagttttaaaatgaccataaaaatggggatgtcacaagttgCAACCTATACATGACAACCTCTTGGCCTTTCGCATGATGCGTTATGATTAAAAACAAATTGATAAACACAATCACAATAATAAAGATGTGAAAAATAATACAAACACGAAGATCCGCAGTCTGCAACTAGGATTTAGTGTTTGCCTACACTTTGAAGTCTTTCGACTTATCTTTTTAACTTCGTTTTAAGCTCTACTTCTTGGCTGCACAATTAATATCACTTTCAATCTCGCCCTCGAGGCTCCACTTAGAAGGAACACCCATCAAACTTAGTCAAATTGCTTCACCCCCAGGCTTTGTTGTGTAACTAAAGATTTGCACTGACAACTTCATCTTAATGCTTTTGCTATAGGAACTTCTACAACATAATTTTCTTCCATGGGGGCTTCCCctgaccccccccccccaacccaACCAAAAAAAAGGATTGCTCTCCCTTGGACGTCGTAGCGACAATGTGATAAAATAGAATATCACACTCCACAACTTAACATGGTTCTAGTTTAAATGAAGAAGCAACATAAAATGTATAATCAAAACAAACAAATGATGCTCCAAGATCAACCAATGTGTCGATTATGATAAGTAATTAAGGATGTCCATACTCAATTGTGGTGTAGTACTGTGGGgcttgtttgaatatttctaaTTGGAGGGCAAATGGCCTTCAATTTTTGTAGTTTAAAAGCGGCATAAGATAAACTTacaagagaaaatatgaagagtGGTAAGATTTTGAGAAGATCTTAGTGTCGTTCTTCCGAAATGATTGATGAGATTGTAGTTCTAATATAATAAATAGTGGTCTTAAATGAACCCTATCCCATTCACATGGTGGTGGATCTCACATACATGTCACATGTGCATGGGTTCGTTTAACACTGTCCTGTAATAATACCATTGCAGCCATTGACATTAATTTATAAACTAGTCAAAATTTGACCTCTGTAATGGTATCATAGTAAAATATCCAAAAAGGTCTATCAAAACTATTATCAAATGCTTCAACATAGAATTTATGTTTATTAACATCTACTTAATCTtatttgtcatttttttttaaaaacatctaaatgaaaaaaaaaaagttaatgaaAGATGTGTAACTATAAGATAGAAAATGATTAGAACAAAACCACACTATGCAAAAATTATGCAGACATGTATAAAACCTACTAACattgaaaaatataaatattttgttgATTTCTTTTTGTAAATTGAAGTGTAAGATTTAAATGTTTGGAGATTTTATTAGTTTCTCTATAAATTTAGAAGTTCAAacgttttaattttattttcattatgGACATTCATAAACAAGTCGTTGAAGTAAATTGTCGGTTTAGCAGGTTAAGATGATGATTGGCCAATGAGGTCCAATTCGACTAGACTGGACACACAGTTTCCCCCCTCATGTGGTTTCCGGAGGAATGGTGATTGAGTTCTATCTGTGTCTAAAGCAGTGAATCCCCTTAATAGAAAACCTAATTGCTAAGGATGTTGTTGTTATCTTCGGGGAGAGATCGAACTTGAATTCATTGGGTGTTATAAGATATTGCCCTATCCAAACTGctgttcaaataaaaaaaaaaaagacaatgaAGTAATTATTTTTACTATAGTGGCCGGCCCAATTTTTTACACTTTCTAATTTGATTAGAATAGCAACTTTTTTTTATGCTTTtctcattgtttttttttttgttaaatgtggTATTTGTTTTTAGAAAAAGGTTTTGAAGTTACAAAATTTTGTTAAAAGCATTATTTTGTTgtatttcttttttcattttccatttttttttgtatatttttgcAAGATGTATTGAGCTTCGCCATTAATTGTCAATCTTCATCCTCGAACACAAAAGAACTACGAAAAATCATTCGTTGAACTCATTTTGAGTGAGAAAGGGTTCTTTAAAGTGTTATTGAATATTATATAATGCCTAAACCcggattttataaataaaattgtaAATTTCGCATTGGGTTTCAAAGTGGGTCGCCAATTTCACAGTCCTCACTTTCTGGGTGTGTATCTGGGATTACTTTTAAACTTAaagatacattttataaaataactTTTTGTAAAAGAACTTTTTTTAAAACAAGATTTTTAAAACGTGTTTGGCACAAAAAAGACACGAATTTCTATTTTTTGTCCACAACTTTTCCTTCTTAACTAAAAGTTAATTtgaaaaaaacttttcaatttatcaaacaacttttggtaattttttatttttttaaaaagttaaaagtcaaaaattttattaaaaacgaATCCCAAACGCCCTCTACAAAAGATAAAAATGTCATCATACAGGGGCAAAAATTCTTTTGATAGTGGCCTTTGAAAAATGTCACCATTTGAGGAATACATGACCTTTTAGGCtatttttggaaaataattaAGAAAAATAGCTATTTTAGCCAATTTTCTCTTTTTTTAGCCTGCCTGTACAACTACAAGTGCATGTTTAAAAGGAAGAAAAAAAACTAAATGTTGAAAAAGCTTTTGGGTTTTTGACACTGTAGCACATCAATGTTTGGTCAATttgcacatttagtcactaaagttTTTCTTGTGCTCAATTGATCCTTAATGTTACTAAATACCGGCTAATTAAAGGAATGAGAGAAAATATTACCGGGTTAAGGGCCATTGCTAACGTGTATTGGCTTATGTGGACAAGCATTTGACCATGTCATCTTTAACGTGGAAACCTTCCTTAATTGAACCTTATATTGAACCATCGACGATACTTTGTTACCCCAAATTAGGTCAGTGCCTCCTTCCCGATACTCTACACTCAATCGATATAGCTAGAACAATGTCTGCCTCTCCTAGTAGATCGATCAACCTCCTGCATGTCGAAAACCTTCGTGATGATGAACCCTATCCACCTTGCGATTGTCAAGACGCAATAAGTGTGGAAAGGACTGCTTGGACTGATGATAATGTAGCTCGCAGGTTTTGGAACTGCAAAAACTCTTTGGTGAGTATTCCTTTTGTTTAATTACACCGTATTTTTTATTTTGAGCTGGGAATATACACATTTTTATTAATTtcaaccctaaccctaactctGGTTTTCCCTTTTAATCAGTCAGCTAAAGGTCCAAATCTTTATGTGGAAAGACAAAGAAATGGAGGAGGGTTACTACAAAGAACAGCTTCGCAAGATGAAGTTTGAGTTGAAAAGGAAAGAAGAGTTTAGTGAAGTTTCGAAGGTTCAAAAGAAGTTGGTTAAGCTGCAGCAAGCTATAGAAGCAGATAAGCAAGTGTTTGAGACACAGTAGATGGAATTGATGAAGCAAAACAAAATATTGAAGTGTGGGATCTTTGTTATGGTAATTGTAGTCATTGCCATGTGGTTAAAATGGCCTTGAAAAGTGCACCTGATTAAATAGGTGTTTATGGTAGATGGTATATAATTCCAACCAGTTTTTTGGAAAGTGTATGGGTAGATGTTAAAAGTTGTATGCTTTTTTGGGAAGCGTATGGGTGTATAGGTACATGGTCAAGGTTAGATCCTAGTTGTAATGTATAGTCGGGTTTTTTGGTTGAATGCTTGTTTGATCGGTGTGTGTATGGGATGTTAGATGTAATGGGATGGAAGTACATGGGAACAATTGTAATGACTTTGTGTAGATTCAATGAATGATATGAAAGATCCTAGTTGTGATATACCTTGCTAAATTTTATAATATGTGTGTGCTCcttttaaaaattaaagtgtGGGTACCACATTGTTAGCCATAAGGAACTCACTTGGTCTACTTAAAAGTGCATTGTGTTTAGAGTTTTGTGCAGGGGTATATATGGAAAAGTAAGGGTTAGTAAGGCTATATGGACCATTGACCACACGTGGTATATAAGGACATAATCAATGTCAATTTTAAATTATCTATATATGCAAATATATTCCCTTGCCATGCAGTTTAACCAAACAAGTCCTTGTCATGCATGCAACTTCAAATAAACACAACAAAAAGCTCAAAATAACAACCAACTTATTTAACACAAAATACACATCACATAAACCAACATAGTTCCATACAAACTAACATAGTTAATAgcattttaaaaaaaacaaaaaaacaaaaaaacaaaaaaacagcaACAATACACCAAAACACATCATTACACACTACATACCATGCTCATATCACATAAGCCAACACTTAATGTTATTCTAGAGTAACAGGTTTAGCTTCTAAATTCCCAGGTGCATCTGCACCACCAAGTTTCATGCCCAACTTCAACTTGATAATCATTTTAGATTTCTTCCTCCTGATTTTCTTTAACAGGGTTGCAATTGGTGTTTCTCTACCCACCTATTCTTGCACATGAACCTGACTAGGCTATCCATTTGTTGATGcatcaaactccaaaggagtgGGTTCCACCTCATCATAGTCTTGTTTCACATGCACCTCATTGACTGATTCTCCACCATCATTTACTGCTCCTCCATCATCATTTATTGCTTGATCACCCTCATGCACTTCATCACCTTCATTCATTGCATTAGCTTGATTACCtttatcatcctcattaagtgctTCAGCTACACCTTGATTGACCAATATGAAACATTATTagaaatttaaaaagaaattgtaaagattaaccatttaaatacttatgtacCTGTTTTGTTTTTCTTCTAGCTTTGATTTTAGGAGGCCGTGTCAAAGTACAAGCTCTTTTGTTGTGTCCTTCAATCTTTCAAAGGCTACATTTTTTTCCTAGCTTTGGATACCTTCACCTGCTCCTTACCTTTGTTTTGTGTTTGGTtagttttctttgattttttactTGATTGGTTTGGGTTTTCTATTGCATCCCTTTTCCTTTTAGTTGTAGGTCTCCCAGGCATAGTTCTACGAACATGAGGTAAAGGTGGGGTGTAATCAGTTGCAGGCCACAAATTATTTCCATTCATAGGTGCTAACCTAAACTTGTATGCCTTCATGTAGGTGATGCTACTAAACATTTTGTCCACATATGACTCCACATCCCTATTCATAAAACTAATAGCTGCAACAGAATGGACACAACTGAGTCCATTAAGCTGCCAAAGCCTGCATGAGCAAGTTCATTCTTCAAGATCCACCTCATAAACATCTACAGTTCCTCTTACTTCAAACTGATTTAGTCCACTAGGTAAAACTTGGTAATGTCTTAGATCCTTCTTAATCTTATTCATTATTTCTCTAATTGTTAGACAAATTTGGTTGCCCCATCCTAGACCCTTTCATTTCTTGTTGAACACCCTCTCCATCATATACATCCTCAACTCCTCTAGCATGGTGATAATTGGCTTCTTCCTAGCATCCACAATCACAACATTAAAACTTTTTGACATTCCATTCTCCACTGCATCACAACATCTTCCTAATTGGAAGTAGGCCCTTGACCATGTTTTGGGGTCTTTGTCCATCAGATATTGATAAGCACTTGGGTCTAGCACTTCAAGCTCTTTCATGGAAACCTTAAAATCTACCTTTGTTGATGCTTTACATGCCTTCCATAATATGCTTTCATATTGGGCACCGATATACCTTTTTCCTAAGGTTTTGGCTAATATACTTGGCACACTGCCTGTGCTCTACATATAGAAAAAGTCCTTTCATAGCttcaatcaaaccctattaacaAATTCCAAATATAGTGAATAAGGATGCAAATAGATAGGGAAATTAATTACAAACAATTAAATTACCTTGTGTTGATCCGATATTACAATGTATCCATAGCCTAAGTTAAGTCCGAAGTCATCAATGAGTAAATCCAAAAACCACCTCCAATTTTCCTTATTCTACACACATACTACTACCCATGCAATAGGATAAATCCCATTGTTTGCATCCCTTCTAACAACACATAATAACTCCCCTTTGCATATCCCTTTAAGGAAACAACCATCTAAACCTATCATCTTCATGCATCCCTCCTTCACCCTTTCTTCAATGCATCAAACCAAACATAGAACTTACTAAAGTAGTTCTTCCCATCTGGCATATGACTTACATCAAGCTTCACAGTGCTACTTGAATTTGATCTCCTAATCTCTTCTGCATACGACCATAACTTTGCATTATGTTCAACTAGGGTACCATCTATTAGTTGGAGTGCATATTTCTTAGTTCTCCTGCATTGACCAACACTAACATGAATACCAAACTTCTGTGACACAGTTGTTCTTAGCTTTCTAACACTCGTCTTTTGTCTAAGTAAGAACTCTCTTGTATAATGACTCTGTATCCAAGCATAAGTGACCATGGACCCTAACTCGTAGTTACTTGCACATTTGTGGACTGGCTTTAAAGACTTAATTTGGAAGTTTGATTCATCACTCATTCAAATGCCCACAACCGGAATGTGCACTCACCCTTGCAACACTTAACCAACAATCTTTTCCTATCATTTTTCTCAAAGCAAATTTGGTACCCATTCGCAACAGCATAGTTGCATATACAATGATTTTAATTGAGATGGATCTTTGAACCTAATACCAAGTATTGGGAACTGCTTTTTCCATGGAACTAACTCATTAAAAATGGAATGTTGTTGAGTTACATTGGCATCCTCTTCACACCCATCATCATCATTATTTATGTTGTTATCATTTCCCTCCTCCTCTTCGCCACATAATCTATTTAGAAATTCATCACCCTTTGTCCTATTCATAGTGACTATGTCCTCATTAAAGTCCACATCCACATCTGTTACGTTATCACTTTCTTCGTCATTCTCACCACCATCAATGCATGAATCATCTCCATCCTCCTCTTCTATTTCATAACCAAACCAATCTTCTATTCCTTGACCATCATGGTCTACATACATACAAATTTTACCATCTGTCCCATATGCTTGAAAAATGAAACCACCATAGTCTTCATCATTAGCGATAACAGTTATCCCATATATTAAGGGCTTACCTGGTTCATGATAGTATAACTTCTTTATACTTTCTTGCATGAACCGTTCGAGAAAGGTGATTCATTCACCGTATGTCATTCCAGAAAAATTGTGATCATTGAAAGTGAAGTTGATACCATGGTTATACGAGAAAGGATTTCTAAGAATAACACTTTTGAAGTTCAGCTCCACTATAGGGTGGAGTCCATCAGGGTTTGGCCTTGAGCTAGATATTGTGGGTTGGTTGACTGCTCACTGACTTCGATCGAAAAAAACGACTTCGAACCCTAGGTTTAGTGCTTCGTATTCACTATAAGATGAGAAAAAGGAAGAGCGAAGAAGGAGTGTTCTGGCTAAATAAATGTGTTTATTTTGACTTCTAAATCCTACGCGGATAAAATAAATGACATATATAATGTAAACTTATTCCACATAAGCAATACCATCGGTTGTTTTGTTTACTAGGTGCATAAGGGGGTAATTAGCCGGTATTTACTAACATTAAGAATCAATTGAGCACAAAAAAAACTTAAGTACTAAATGTGCAAATTGAGCAAACATTGATTTGCTACAGTGTCAAAAACCCAAAGCTTTTTACCATCGAAAAACTTAAAAAACTTTTGAATAATCTTTGGATGCTCCACAAAGTGAATTGTTCATAGTTGAAAAGACAACGATTTCTGGCatgaaaaatgcaaaaaaattCACATTAAAAGTGTTCATAGTTCCACAAAGTGAATTGTTAAATTGCTAATATATCTAAAGGACCAAACTACAATCAAAGACAAAAGAAGTCGAATGGCACACGTGGTGTCGAATATTGTTGAGAAAGTATTTTGGAAGCCAGAATTGAGTTAGCTGCTTCAGTCAAATGTATCCCATCCCAACTTATGAATTTCGATCCTTCATTACATGCTTGAGCATCACCATGACTACATGTCACATTGATGTTGTAGTTATACGGAGGCCCACCAAACCCACAACAAGCCATCAATGGACTCGAGAAACCTACAAAAAttattttatgatttaaaaataATCATGAAATTCATAATAGGGTATAATTGGACATACCGTATTTGCTAGCATTTGCAATGAGGTCATATTTGATTGCGTATATATCAACATAAATGATGGTTGCATCCTTCATTTCAGATCTCAATTGTGCACATAAATGGCGTAGTCCCTCATTAAACAAATTTGCAGCAGAGTTGTAGCTTGAAATACAACCATGGGGATCTAATTCTTTAGAACTTGGTTTAACTAACCATAGTTTCTGAGGTAGACAACCCAATGGACCAGTATTGTGAACCCAAAATTTCCTGCCACCATTATCATGTATACTCTGGAcagaaaaaataaatataaaatggaaATGAGTCAAAAGTTGAATTGTTTCTgctatttttgtcttttttttacaatttaatctCACCTTGATGGCATTCTTAATTTCTGCTAGAACTAGTGGTATTCTTTTTACAACTTGGGCATATGAATACTTTTTGGCAAATGCATCAGCAATGTCATTTTGGCCAATGTCAATCATATAAAGTGCTCGTTGAAACCCATCATCATTTATCATCTTTTGTGAACCTGAATATATCACCTCAAAAAACTAAATTTACAAATCCCAAAATTGAAACTTTTAGGTCAGACAAAAATTGCAAAAAGTGAAACTAATGAATTACCAGATGCAAGAAGCTCAGAAGACTTGGACTTAAAGTGAAGGAATTGCATAATCTGAACATTTAAAGCAAAGGGTATAGACTTAGGAAGCGTTGAGGACCCCACCACAGCAAAGTTGGCCCCATTTGAAAAACTTGAACCCAAAGACTCCATGTATGGGCGCAAAAAACTTGTCTTCACACTTTCGCCTAAACCCAGTTAAAACACAAACATAAACAATGATCAACATATATGGCAAATTTAACTCTTTTGGGGTTGTATTAGCATTGGTTATATTCGAGGGTAGAAAGTGTAAATACggctttttttttcattttctaaaaCTCTGGAGACAACACTACAAGCCCCAAGGCCCAAACTCATGATATTTACGACCTGTGTCTTTTTCTCTTTGTTCGAGTCATCTCTTTGATTGAAACCACGTCTAAATAAACCAATATTCTTGATCAATGTGAGTTAAAATAAATCAGGCAACCTGTCACTCGGACATACGAATACCCGATTTGGAAAAGAAAAGATAGATCTTTAGAAAATGTTTAGGGTTTTCATCTCAAAGAAAACCCAAATCTAAGGGGAAGTAGGTTATTCAGATTTGATTATACACCTGAATAGATTCGAATCTAAGTTCGAAATTGTACATCATGGATTTTATCCAAATCATACCAAGAGAAGTTACTACATAGTACTTGAAATCATAGCTAAAAATCTGTGCTTATATCATGATATATGCTTTAATCAAATTCAGGTAGGATCTACAGAGTATTACAATCCAGTATATGGATCTCGGTGCAGCATATTTTTCAATCTGATTCATATTACCTTATAAATCAAAGTACCATAGCCAACTCAAAATACAGAATCTAGTTTGCTAATTATCTCTACTTCGTTAGATAGCAGCAAACACAATCGCAttttaagaaaaaagaaaatcaacTGATTTGGGATTAAATAGCTTAATGAATCATTTAAGTGTACATGCGGAAACGAACTTACAAAGAAAATCAATGAGAAGACGACCGTCGGTGAGGCGACCAGTGGATCTGCGAAAGAAAGTGCGGCCATAGGGAGGGCTAATAGAGTAGCCGAGGCCGGCAACTAGTCCTCCAGTGTCTGAGTTGGAATCACCGAAACTGAAAATGAGAGGTTTGGTACTGCATAAGGATTCCGTCGAGCGAGGAAGAAGAGAGATTAAGATGAATATGGAACAGTAGATAGAGATAGAAGCCATTGATGACTGAGTGTTGTCCTGCAATACTGCTACAGCATTGCGCAAGTTCCTCTAAGCTTCACCtttatttaagttttgtttaCAGAATACACAAAAGAGTAAATATAAAGTCTCCTATTTCTTAACAGAAATAGTAACTATTCTATTATTACTAACTGATATTCTATTGTTACCACCACAACTCTAACCGGCAACTAAATCACAATTATAAAGGCCACTAAGCCACTAAAATGGCGTTGTGATTCCATTCAACCTTcaaaaaaaacatcattttaaTGTTTGGTGTAGTTTCACGCACCAAATATTAAGGTCAAACTATTTGGCCTCTAAAAATCACAACTTTAG
This window encodes:
- the LOC111885012 gene encoding GDSL esterase/lipase At1g09390; translated protein: MASISIYCSIFILISLLPRSTESLCSTKPLIFSFGDSNSDTGGLVAGLGYSISPPYGRTFFRRSTGRLTDGRLLIDFLCESVKTSFLRPYMESLGSSFSNGANFAVVGSSTLPKSIPFALNVQIMQFLHFKSKSSELLASGSQKMINDDGFQRALYMIDIGQNDIADAFAKKYSYAQVVKRIPLVLAEIKNAIKSIHDNGGRKFWVHNTGPLGCLPQKLWLVKPSSKELDPHGCISSYNSAANLFNEGLRHLCAQLRSEMKDATIIYVDIYAIKYDLIANASKYGFSSPLMACCGFGGPPYNYNINVTCSHGDAQACNEGSKFISWDGIHLTEAANSILASKILSQQYSTPRVPFDFFCL